Part of the Candidatus Cloacimonadota bacterium genome, ACACTGTACTCTTTTATAATCATGCTTCCTCTAATACGTGGTCCAGAGCTACCTTAAACAGACTTTGGATGTGATCGTCGTCCAGCGAATAGTACAACACAGTGCCTTCACGACGGTACTTCACCAAGCGACTCAAACGCAATATCTTCAGCTGATGAGACACTGCAGATTGTCCCATATTTGCCAAAGCAGCTAGATCGGCTACGCATAATTCTGCTCTTGAAAGATAATGCAGCAGTGTAAGACGGGAGGGATCACCAAAAACCTTGAAGAATTCGGCTAGTTTTCCTATTGTGTCCGGATGGGGCAGAGCTGCTTTAATCTCAGCTATATCCTTGTCTGATATTAGTTTGCATAAGCATTCATCAGTCATAATATCTCCTATATATGAGTATATGTTCATATA contains:
- a CDS encoding metalloregulator ArsR/SmtB family transcription factor — protein: MTDECLCKLISDKDIAEIKAALPHPDTIGKLAEFFKVFGDPSRLTLLHYLSRAELCVADLAALANMGQSAVSHQLKILRLSRLVKYRREGTVLYYSLDDDHIQSLFKVALDHVLEEA